One Leptolyngbya ohadii IS1 genomic window carries:
- a CDS encoding GIY-YIG nuclease family protein, with protein MGEPEQVSEQVSKQMSLFAAAEVPGSYVVKQPQPLKMGTIVLQEWKQRIYEYQTQIRANPAQPATDLFGQPVELSIADRLDPFTMRQQNIEFWRWKNGDQGTAALYFVIDYEIPILLYVGETIKSGQRWKGEHGCKWYLDHYCSANSSHRIKTAIGIAFWSQAPTATRPRQQIESDLIYKWRSPFNKENWTFWGTPFVPPK; from the coding sequence GTGGGTGAACCAGAACAGGTGTCAGAGCAGGTATCAAAGCAGATGTCATTATTTGCCGCAGCAGAGGTTCCGGGCAGTTACGTGGTCAAACAGCCCCAACCTCTCAAGATGGGCACGATCGTCCTTCAAGAGTGGAAACAGCGCATTTACGAGTATCAAACTCAGATTCGGGCAAATCCTGCCCAGCCCGCGACCGATCTCTTTGGTCAGCCTGTAGAGCTATCGATCGCCGATCGCCTCGACCCCTTCACCATGCGACAGCAGAATATTGAGTTCTGGCGCTGGAAAAACGGTGATCAGGGCACAGCAGCCCTCTATTTCGTGATTGATTATGAAATTCCTATCCTGCTGTATGTGGGCGAAACGATTAAATCAGGGCAGCGCTGGAAGGGCGAGCATGGCTGCAAATGGTATCTAGATCACTACTGCTCTGCTAACTCCTCCCATCGGATCAAGACAGCGATCGGGATTGCCTTCTGGTCACAGGCTCCTACAGCGACTCGTCCCCGACAGCAGATTGAATCTGATTTGATTTATAAGTGGCGATCGCCCTTCAATAAGGAAAACTGGACATTTTGGGGCACGCCGTTTGTTCCTCCTAAATAG
- the cas1d gene encoding type I-D CRISPR-associated endonuclease Cas1d: MGTLYITQDDSFIGKTDERLTVRANKQTLLDVPLIKVDGVVVLGRATVSPAVVMELLERRIALSFLTSTGRYLGRLEPELTKNIFVRSAQWKATLAVSAEQHAPSEAALHLVRGFVRGKLKNYRNSLLRAQREFPELQLQSAITQLEQAIDPIDRTNTIDSLRGLEGSGSAAYFGCFNQLIRVKAFQFAGRNRRPPTDPVNALLSLGYALLRHDVQSAVNLVGFDPYLGYLHTQRYGRPSLALDLMEEFRPLVVDAIVLSAINRRSLSPEAFVAEPLSGAVSLTSEGLRTFLRLYEQKKQSQFKHPVLQTQCTYQESFEIQARLMSKYLMGETEKYPPLVLK; encoded by the coding sequence ATGGGAACGCTCTACATTACGCAGGACGACAGTTTTATTGGCAAAACGGATGAACGGTTGACGGTTCGGGCGAATAAGCAAACCTTGCTGGATGTGCCGCTGATTAAGGTGGATGGGGTGGTGGTACTGGGACGGGCAACGGTTTCGCCTGCGGTGGTGATGGAATTGCTGGAACGCAGGATTGCTCTCAGTTTCCTTACCTCGACGGGACGCTATTTGGGACGGTTGGAACCGGAGCTGACCAAAAATATCTTCGTGCGCTCTGCCCAATGGAAGGCGACCCTTGCGGTATCTGCGGAGCAGCACGCTCCATCTGAAGCGGCTTTGCATCTGGTGCGGGGGTTTGTGCGGGGGAAGCTGAAAAACTATCGCAATTCGCTGCTGCGTGCCCAGCGGGAATTTCCGGAGCTGCAATTACAGTCTGCGATTACCCAGCTAGAGCAGGCGATCGACCCGATCGATCGAACAAATACAATTGATTCGCTGCGAGGATTGGAGGGAAGCGGCAGTGCTGCCTATTTTGGCTGTTTTAATCAGCTCATTCGGGTGAAGGCGTTTCAGTTTGCGGGGCGAAATCGTCGTCCGCCGACCGATCCGGTGAATGCGCTGCTGAGTTTAGGCTATGCACTGCTGCGTCATGATGTGCAGAGTGCGGTCAATCTGGTGGGCTTTGATCCCTATCTGGGCTACCTGCATACGCAGCGGTATGGTCGTCCTTCGCTGGCGCTGGATTTGATGGAGGAATTTCGTCCGCTGGTGGTGGATGCGATCGTCCTCAGTGCGATTAATCGACGCAGCCTTTCCCCGGAGGCGTTTGTAGCGGAGCCTTTGAGCGGTGCGGTATCGCTGACTTCTGAGGGGCTTCGGACTTTCCTGCGGCTCTACGAACAGAAGAAGCAGTCTCAGTTTAAGCATCCGGTGCTGCAAACCCAATGCACCTATCAGGAGTCTTTTGAGATTCAGGCACGGCTGATGTCGAAATATTTGATGGGCGAAACGGAAAAGTATCCTCCTCTGGTTCTGAAGTAA
- the cas2 gene encoding CRISPR-associated endonuclease Cas2 — protein MFVVISYDVPDDKRRTKIHTILKSYGQWMQYSVFECNLDSTEYAKLRSRLAKLIKPAEDSIRLYFLCACCQTKVERIGGEAVRDETVFFV, from the coding sequence ATGTTTGTTGTGATTAGCTATGACGTTCCGGATGATAAACGGCGAACCAAAATCCACACGATTTTGAAGTCCTACGGTCAATGGATGCAATACAGCGTGTTTGAATGCAATCTTGATTCGACGGAGTATGCCAAGCTACGATCGCGTTTAGCCAAGCTGATTAAGCCTGCGGAGGACAGTATCCGCCTTTATTTTCTGTGTGCCTGCTGTCAAACGAAGGTTGAACGGATTGGAGGTGAAGCGGTTCGAGATGAAACGGTGTTTTTTGTCTGA
- the cas6 gene encoding CRISPR-associated endoribonuclease Cas6, producing MPHSLILNLQPRSPISPHYLTGKHLHALFLTLVSSVDQPLGDRLHEQKTEKAFTLSPLQIHDRALRGNRLQWEYGRPIAPGTSCWWRVSLLEDSLFSRLAPLWLNLNPAQSWHLGSADLTITSVLGTPQPTQPWANFSSYAQLYEQASEETKQITFAFCTPTTFRQGKYDSALPTRECVFHSLLNRWNQYSGIPFSEDIVECLFPSFFDIQTELVNHPQGKWAGCVGTIAYRILGDVPSATIRQLNTLADFALYAGVGRKTPMGMGMVRRLI from the coding sequence ATGCCCCATAGCCTCATTCTCAACCTCCAACCCCGATCGCCCATCTCTCCCCATTACCTGACCGGAAAGCATCTGCACGCGCTATTTTTGACGCTGGTAAGTTCGGTGGATCAGCCGTTGGGCGATCGGCTTCATGAGCAGAAGACCGAAAAAGCTTTTACCCTCAGTCCGTTGCAGATCCACGATCGCGCTTTGCGGGGGAATCGGTTGCAGTGGGAGTATGGTCGTCCGATTGCACCAGGAACGTCTTGCTGGTGGCGGGTTTCGCTGTTAGAGGATTCGCTGTTTAGTCGGTTGGCTCCGCTGTGGCTGAATTTGAATCCGGCGCAGTCCTGGCATCTGGGATCAGCGGATTTGACGATTACGAGTGTGCTGGGAACGCCGCAACCGACGCAGCCCTGGGCGAATTTTAGTTCCTATGCTCAGCTTTACGAACAGGCTTCCGAGGAAACCAAGCAGATTACCTTTGCTTTCTGCACCCCGACAACCTTTCGGCAGGGCAAATACGATTCGGCATTGCCCACGCGGGAATGTGTGTTTCACAGTCTGCTCAATCGCTGGAATCAGTACAGCGGCATTCCCTTTTCGGAGGACATTGTTGAGTGTTTGTTTCCCAGCTTTTTTGATATCCAGACTGAGCTGGTCAACCATCCTCAGGGCAAGTGGGCGGGCTGTGTGGGAACGATCGCCTATCGCATTCTCGGTGATGTTCCTTCAGCAACGATTCGGCAATTAAACACCCTGGCAGATTTTGCCCTCTATGCCGGGGTGGGACGCAAAACCCCGATGGGGATGGGCATGGTACGACGGCTGATCTAA
- the cas5d gene encoding type I-D CRISPR-associated protein Cas5/Csc1, with amino-acid sequence MTIIYRCTLELHDSLYYATREIGRLYETEPILHNYGLCYALGLVDSDRHATTVAEEDSYRYFCPEQVPKYEAHLTPLNQQGIYVTPARAVNHATVLNTWKYANNNYHVEMEKTQKNIPSFGRAKEIAPESQFESFILSQKPLALPRWVRLGKWASKASVEVKELSQIKQSEGEFVFPHPLNPLDVMFTHQVLSYDTVNMPPVSLIRNVQMRGHYYETEGLKIPARMSYRFGN; translated from the coding sequence ATGACGATTATCTACCGCTGTACTCTGGAACTACACGATAGCCTCTATTACGCGACGCGTGAGATCGGACGACTCTACGAGACAGAACCAATTTTGCACAACTACGGCTTGTGCTATGCGCTGGGATTAGTGGATAGCGATCGCCATGCCACGACTGTTGCTGAGGAAGATTCTTACCGCTATTTTTGCCCAGAGCAGGTTCCCAAATACGAGGCGCATCTCACGCCGTTAAACCAGCAGGGAATCTATGTGACTCCGGCACGGGCAGTAAATCATGCCACGGTTCTCAACACCTGGAAGTATGCCAATAACAACTACCACGTTGAGATGGAGAAGACGCAGAAGAATATTCCCAGCTTTGGTAGAGCCAAAGAGATTGCGCCAGAAAGCCAGTTTGAAAGCTTTATTCTGTCCCAAAAGCCTCTTGCTTTACCTAGATGGGTCAGGCTTGGGAAGTGGGCGAGTAAAGCAAGCGTGGAGGTGAAGGAGCTCTCGCAGATTAAGCAATCGGAAGGTGAGTTTGTTTTTCCCCATCCGCTCAATCCGCTGGATGTCATGTTTACCCATCAAGTTTTAAGCTATGACACGGTAAATATGCCTCCAGTCAGCCTGATTCGGAATGTGCAGATGCGCGGACACTATTACGAAACTGAAGGACTTAAGATCCCGGCACGGATGTCCTATCGCTTTGGAAACTAA
- a CDS encoding hybrid sensor histidine kinase/response regulator has protein sequence MRLPMGTAHLADSLADVGGFSGASSGSSSGSSSRGSSGGSSGGFSPIAVHATSYVQEATGWLSQISSEELSKELSEKSSKELSKYLSECSEASSQKPFANLSDKPSENGASIGSLDHRRLQFFTPARILIIDDSADIRSYLSRILSQSYGVETVADGKAALTAVRHHPPDLVLSDVMMPGMSGFELLKQLRSNPQTRDLPILLLSARAGEESSVEGLEAGADDYLVKPFSARELLARVAANVELGRSRQVTARRRLDAVVSSVPDFIYTLDLAGRFTYVNQPLLDLWQKSYPEVMGKTCFELDYPADLAERVHQQIQQVITTRQPLKDEIPYAGAWGRRDCEYILVPLFDSEGTIEGVAGTSRDITDRKRAEVQRDTLLAQAQSAREAAEQANRIKDEFLAVLSHELRSPLNPILGWSRLLKRGSLNAHKTAEALNTIERNAKLQSQLIEDLLDISRILQGKLALTVAPVALTPTVEAALETVRLAAEAKQIEIRTVFVIANDRVNGDAERLQQVVWNLLSNAVKFTPERGRVEVRLTQVGEAACLQVIDTGKGIRPDFLPYVFEHFRQEDGATTRKFGGLGLGLSIVRQLVELHGGTVDAQSAGENRGATFTVTLPLLKQPVHRVRNTNHAAIPESPAPLDGLKILVVDDEPDSREFVTFVLEAAGANVVTFSSASEVMQEIGQVQPDLLVSDIGMPEMDGYMLMQYIRSQLPAPLGQVCAIALTAYAGAANERQVLNAGFQKHLAKPIDPVDLVAAISQTLQDISDEGTAYDLKTDDSCLHDR, from the coding sequence GTGCGGCTACCGATGGGAACTGCCCATCTTGCGGATTCCCTGGCTGATGTAGGAGGTTTTTCTGGAGCTTCTTCTGGAAGTTCTTCTGGAAGTTCTTCTAGAGGTTCTTCTGGGGGTTCTTCTGGAGGTTTTTCTCCGATCGCTGTCCATGCTACATCCTATGTTCAGGAAGCCACTGGATGGCTCTCTCAAATATCATCGGAAGAGTTATCGAAAGAACTATCTGAAAAATCATCGAAAGAATTATCTAAATATCTCTCGGAATGTTCTGAAGCGTCATCTCAGAAACCGTTCGCCAATCTATCCGATAAACCATCTGAAAACGGTGCGTCGATCGGCTCTCTGGATCACCGCAGGCTGCAATTCTTTACTCCGGCTCGGATTCTGATTATTGACGACAGTGCGGATATACGAAGCTATCTGTCCCGCATCCTGAGTCAGTCCTACGGAGTCGAGACGGTGGCAGACGGCAAAGCAGCCCTGACCGCAGTTCGCCACCACCCTCCTGATCTGGTGCTAAGCGACGTTATGATGCCGGGAATGAGTGGATTTGAGCTACTGAAGCAGCTTCGTAGCAATCCCCAAACTCGCGATCTTCCCATTTTGCTGCTGTCGGCGCGGGCTGGCGAGGAATCCTCTGTAGAAGGACTGGAAGCGGGAGCCGATGACTATCTGGTTAAACCGTTTAGTGCCCGTGAACTGCTGGCTCGGGTTGCCGCCAATGTGGAACTGGGACGATCGCGCCAAGTCACTGCACGTCGCCGTCTGGATGCGGTTGTCTCTTCTGTGCCGGATTTTATTTATACGCTGGATCTGGCAGGACGGTTCACCTACGTCAATCAACCGCTGCTCGATCTCTGGCAAAAATCCTATCCGGAAGTTATGGGGAAAACCTGCTTTGAATTGGACTATCCGGCAGATTTAGCGGAGCGGGTGCATCAGCAGATTCAGCAGGTGATTACAACGCGCCAGCCCCTCAAGGATGAAATTCCCTACGCGGGTGCATGGGGCAGGCGGGACTGTGAGTATATTCTTGTGCCCTTGTTTGACTCGGAAGGGACGATCGAAGGTGTGGCAGGCACCAGTCGCGATATTACCGATCGCAAACGGGCTGAAGTGCAGCGCGATACTCTCCTCGCTCAAGCCCAGTCTGCTCGTGAAGCGGCTGAGCAAGCTAACCGAATTAAGGACGAATTCCTGGCGGTTTTATCCCATGAGCTGCGCTCTCCGCTCAATCCAATTCTGGGCTGGTCGCGGCTGCTGAAAAGGGGAAGTTTAAACGCTCATAAAACGGCTGAGGCGCTCAATACGATCGAACGGAATGCAAAGCTACAATCCCAGCTCATTGAGGATCTGCTGGATATCTCACGGATTTTGCAAGGAAAACTGGCGCTAACGGTTGCCCCTGTCGCTCTGACTCCCACGGTGGAAGCGGCTCTGGAAACGGTTCGACTGGCGGCAGAAGCAAAACAAATTGAAATTCGGACGGTTTTTGTGATCGCAAACGATCGTGTGAATGGAGATGCGGAACGGTTGCAGCAGGTGGTCTGGAATCTACTTTCCAATGCGGTGAAGTTTACGCCGGAGCGGGGACGGGTGGAGGTGCGACTGACCCAGGTTGGGGAGGCTGCCTGTCTTCAGGTGATAGATACGGGCAAGGGAATTCGTCCTGATTTTCTACCCTATGTGTTTGAGCATTTCCGGCAGGAGGATGGCGCGACGACGCGCAAGTTTGGCGGTTTGGGGTTGGGTCTGTCGATTGTGCGGCAGTTGGTTGAATTGCATGGTGGCACGGTGGATGCCCAGAGTGCGGGCGAAAATCGGGGCGCGACGTTTACGGTGACATTGCCACTGCTGAAGCAGCCAGTTCATCGGGTCAGGAATACGAATCATGCGGCGATTCCGGAGAGTCCGGCTCCTCTGGACGGATTGAAAATTCTGGTGGTGGATGATGAACCCGATTCGCGTGAGTTTGTGACCTTTGTGCTGGAGGCGGCAGGAGCGAATGTTGTTACCTTCTCTTCGGCAAGCGAGGTAATGCAGGAGATAGGGCAGGTTCAGCCGGATCTGCTGGTCAGCGATATTGGAATGCCTGAAATGGATGGCTACATGCTGATGCAGTACATCCGGTCTCAACTTCCTGCGCCTCTGGGTCAGGTTTGTGCGATCGCGCTAACGGCTTATGCTGGAGCAGCCAATGAACGCCAGGTGCTAAATGCTGGATTCCAGAAACATCTGGCGAAGCCGATCGATCCGGTGGATCTGGTTGCCGCGATATCCCAGACTTTGCAGGATATATCTGATGAAGGGACTGCTTACGATCTAAAGACAGACGATTCCTGTTTGCACGATCGCTAA
- a CDS encoding helix-turn-helix domain-containing protein, with protein sequence MACGRERSLDRLPLRVDLWLSFYNCRYRTCYIFTVPAKRLNFMALSSLQEVSVLIRETQKLLNVSQTEFAAKLGMSFHSVNRWENARAYPLPLALKQVEELLHQLGNPGEALLAQHFASGESRS encoded by the coding sequence ATGGCTTGTGGCAGGGAAAGAAGCCTCGATCGACTACCTCTGCGGGTAGATCTATGGCTGAGCTTCTACAACTGCCGTTATCGCACCTGCTATATTTTTACAGTTCCAGCAAAAAGACTAAACTTTATGGCGCTCAGCTCATTGCAAGAAGTTAGCGTCTTAATCCGGGAAACCCAAAAATTACTAAACGTTTCTCAAACTGAGTTTGCTGCCAAGCTCGGCATGTCCTTCCACAGTGTAAACCGCTGGGAAAATGCGCGCGCTTATCCCCTGCCGTTAGCTCTCAAACAGGTTGAGGAATTACTGCACCAACTTGGCAACCCTGGTGAGGCTCTGTTAGCCCAGCATTTTGCTTCAGGAGAGTCGCGATCGTGA
- a CDS encoding PAS domain-containing protein: MISKHPSFKAVVPDWLGNSEMAERIRSFDWSTTPLGSLDAFPQSLQSALSIMLSSKAYMAIFWGAELNKFYNDHYATLIGEKHPFVLGQPAHTAWHEIWDVLGPLLHRVLETREGVYAEDHLFVLGRHNYAEEAYFDISYDPICDESGRVGGVFCIVKETTRRVVGDRRIQALRELSVQTVTAKTADAACTAAAKVLNSNTADLPFSLLYRLNAEDKASLMSTTGIQLSANLACGYRWELPILRIPWLM; this comes from the coding sequence GTGATATCAAAGCACCCCTCCTTTAAAGCCGTGGTTCCGGACTGGCTGGGCAACAGTGAGATGGCAGAGCGGATTCGCTCGTTTGACTGGTCAACCACTCCCCTGGGTTCTCTGGATGCCTTTCCCCAGAGCCTGCAAAGTGCCCTCAGCATCATGCTGTCCTCTAAGGCATACATGGCTATTTTTTGGGGAGCTGAGCTAAACAAGTTTTACAACGATCATTACGCGACGCTAATTGGAGAAAAGCATCCGTTCGTTCTGGGGCAGCCCGCCCACACCGCCTGGCACGAAATTTGGGATGTTCTGGGACCGCTGCTGCATCGTGTGCTGGAAACCAGGGAAGGCGTTTATGCCGAGGATCATCTGTTTGTGCTTGGTCGCCACAATTACGCAGAGGAAGCGTACTTTGATATCTCCTACGATCCAATCTGCGATGAAAGTGGCAGGGTGGGTGGAGTTTTCTGCATTGTTAAGGAGACAACTCGGCGTGTGGTGGGCGATCGGCGCATTCAAGCCCTGCGGGAGCTGAGTGTCCAAACCGTGACGGCAAAAACCGCTGATGCTGCCTGTACTGCCGCTGCTAAAGTTCTCAACAGCAATACTGCCGATCTGCCTTTCTCGCTGCTTTATCGCCTCAATGCAGAGGACAAAGCAAGCCTGATGAGTACCACAGGCATCCAGTTATCTGCAAATTTAGCGTGCGGCTACCGATGGGAACTGCCCATCTTGCGGATTCCCTGGCTGATGTAG
- a CDS encoding PAS domain-containing protein yields the protein MNSTDSLRRQIDALHGRLEKLYAHLEQPTSLTSQVIDSVWKELGIAAEELQVANEELTQQNDQIATMLQDAAVQHRYYQNLVNHIPEAYLTTTQDGKVQEANLMAARLLNLPQSQLIGKLLVTFVPPEQRMFFRKELNRVSQECRPCNWAIWFQPRDLMPIHLTLTTSIAAHPDGEEQISIHWILREANDAWSKSTFPLQEQPSQKDEPDPTIDSLLDNRLILSYPRGETISLTRQNLWLVREGLVKLHTLTEDNEEVLLGLLGPMTPFSAGSAFLPVYQATAVTDVQLLQFSAAEVKASPPLARLLLPRLGDRLQQMESLLSIAGQRHVRQRLYLLLKLLKQEVGEPFADGVRLKLRLTHEEIASACCTSRVTITRLLGELQRQQKVAIDSRFHIILTSAF from the coding sequence ATGAACTCTACAGATTCACTCAGGCGGCAGATTGACGCATTACACGGTCGTCTGGAAAAACTTTATGCCCATCTTGAACAGCCAACCTCCTTAACTTCCCAGGTGATCGATTCGGTGTGGAAAGAGTTAGGCATTGCAGCCGAAGAATTACAGGTTGCTAACGAGGAACTAACCCAGCAAAACGACCAGATTGCCACCATGCTGCAAGATGCAGCCGTCCAGCATCGCTACTATCAAAACCTGGTTAACCATATTCCTGAGGCATACCTGACTACCACGCAGGACGGCAAAGTGCAGGAAGCAAACCTGATGGCGGCTCGCCTGTTGAATCTGCCCCAGTCTCAGCTAATTGGCAAGCTGCTCGTTACGTTTGTTCCGCCAGAACAGCGGATGTTTTTTCGCAAAGAGCTGAATCGGGTGAGCCAGGAATGCCGTCCCTGCAATTGGGCAATCTGGTTTCAACCCAGGGATCTGATGCCCATTCACCTGACCCTTACAACTTCTATTGCTGCCCATCCAGACGGCGAGGAGCAAATTAGCATTCACTGGATTCTGCGGGAAGCGAACGATGCCTGGAGCAAATCGACTTTTCCTTTGCAGGAACAGCCCTCCCAAAAGGACGAGCCAGATCCGACGATCGATTCCCTTCTGGATAATCGGCTGATACTGAGCTATCCCAGAGGTGAAACCATTTCCCTGACGCGACAGAATCTTTGGCTAGTGCGGGAAGGGCTGGTTAAACTCCATACCCTTACCGAAGACAACGAGGAAGTTCTGCTGGGGTTGCTGGGACCCATGACGCCCTTCAGTGCGGGTTCCGCCTTCCTCCCCGTTTATCAAGCAACGGCAGTAACGGATGTGCAGCTACTTCAGTTCTCTGCCGCCGAAGTGAAAGCCTCCCCCCCATTGGCACGACTGCTGCTTCCCCGGCTCGGCGATCGCCTCCAGCAAATGGAATCCCTTTTATCGATCGCGGGACAGCGTCACGTCCGCCAAAGGCTGTATCTGCTGCTAAAACTGCTCAAACAGGAAGTGGGAGAACCCTTTGCAGACGGTGTGCGGCTTAAACTGCGGCTAACCCACGAGGAAATTGCCAGTGCTTGCTGTACCAGTCGAGTCACCATTACCCGCTTGCTGGGCGAACTTCAGCGGCAGCAGAAAGTGGCGATCGATTCCCGGTTTCACATCATCCTGACTTCAGCGTTTTAG
- the cas4 gene encoding CRISPR-associated protein Cas4, whose translation MAEGEYIPIAALNQYAYCPHRCWRMFCLGGFVENQYTIEGTSLHDRVHTVEKGQPIGEEQQEETWQVRAVWLKSERYRLIGKSDLLEAQDGRWYPVEYKRGQRGDFENDELQVCAQALCLEEMTGQPVTTGYLYYAQSHQRQPVELSADLRQRTIETIAAVTDLLETGRMPPAVYSSRCQGCSLYSQCLPKAAVKVSRYREVE comes from the coding sequence ATGGCTGAAGGTGAGTATATTCCGATCGCCGCCCTGAATCAATATGCCTATTGTCCCCATCGTTGCTGGCGAATGTTCTGTTTAGGCGGATTTGTTGAGAATCAGTACACGATCGAGGGAACGAGCTTACACGATCGCGTGCATACGGTAGAGAAAGGACAGCCGATCGGTGAAGAACAGCAGGAAGAAACCTGGCAGGTTCGGGCAGTGTGGCTGAAGTCGGAGCGGTATCGCCTGATTGGAAAATCGGATTTGCTTGAGGCGCAGGACGGACGCTGGTATCCGGTGGAATATAAGCGGGGACAGCGGGGTGATTTTGAGAATGACGAACTTCAGGTTTGTGCCCAGGCACTCTGTCTAGAAGAGATGACCGGACAGCCTGTGACAACGGGATATCTTTACTACGCGCAATCGCATCAGCGTCAGCCTGTGGAACTGTCGGCGGATCTGCGGCAACGAACTATTGAGACGATCGCAGCCGTAACAGATTTATTGGAGACAGGAAGAATGCCCCCGGCGGTCTATTCGTCCCGCTGTCAGGGGTGCAGTTTGTACAGTCAGTGTTTGCCCAAGGCGGCGGTTAAGGTTTCGCGCTATCGAGAAGTTGAATAA
- a CDS encoding Fpg/Nei family DNA glycosylase, with protein MPEGPEVQRFADQLDRVLANQPIVQLTARTQVAKRWLTEHPEMLLGREIVRVSAFGKNLIGWIAGDYYFYSHLMMWGRWTTFTGVPPHEVDRRERARIITATGGAILLSAPVFQLGQGNPYTQIEILRSLGADILPQSSEPFDQARFVEALRLSQPDRTIGAALLDQSIAAGIGNYLRAEILFLCQLDPWRRVGDLTEQNLHQLCQTVPQVARRAYETGGFTVSDLDRTRMQQDPGLVYRSGSEWGTRHYVFRRTNLPCLRCNTPIRQQKQLVRTDGTEEKTRIIYFCPVCQQVSINLKPRSTKRSTADTTI; from the coding sequence ATGCCCGAAGGACCAGAAGTACAGCGATTTGCCGATCAGCTTGATCGGGTTCTAGCGAATCAACCGATCGTTCAACTGACTGCCCGTACGCAGGTGGCAAAGCGATGGCTCACAGAACACCCAGAAATGCTGCTGGGAAGAGAGATTGTCCGGGTTTCGGCATTTGGCAAGAATTTGATTGGCTGGATTGCGGGGGACTATTACTTTTATTCCCATCTAATGATGTGGGGACGCTGGACGACTTTCACCGGGGTTCCGCCCCATGAGGTTGACCGTCGCGAACGCGCCAGAATTATTACTGCAACGGGCGGCGCGATTTTGCTGTCGGCTCCTGTGTTCCAGCTTGGGCAGGGCAATCCCTATACTCAAATTGAAATTCTCCGATCGCTGGGCGCTGATATTCTGCCCCAATCTAGTGAGCCGTTTGACCAGGCGCGATTTGTGGAGGCTTTGCGGTTGTCACAGCCTGACCGGACGATCGGTGCTGCTTTGCTGGATCAGTCGATCGCGGCGGGAATTGGCAACTACCTGCGAGCAGAAATCCTCTTTCTGTGCCAGCTTGACCCCTGGCGGCGTGTGGGCGACCTCACTGAACAAAATTTACATCAGCTTTGCCAGACGGTTCCTCAGGTTGCGCGTCGTGCCTATGAAACGGGCGGATTTACGGTTTCTGATCTCGATCGCACCCGAATGCAGCAAGATCCAGGTCTGGTCTACCGTTCGGGCAGCGAGTGGGGAACCCGTCACTATGTCTTCCGCCGCACTAATCTGCCTTGCCTCCGCTGCAACACCCCAATTCGGCAGCAAAAGCAGCTTGTTCGCACCGACGGAACAGAGGAAAAGACGCGAATTATCTATTTCTGCCCAGTCTGCCAGCAGGTCTCAATCAACCTTAAACCCAGATCTACTAAGCGATCGACAGCCGACACCACGATTTAA